The genome window ACCTTGACGGTGCTCCGCGGGCCGTGCATCCACCGTGCGGAACGGTCACTCCGACTGCATCAGGTACGACTGCAGCAGATACCGGTGCTGATCGAGCATCCGCAGACAGTCCACCAGCATGTCGGAGGTCCCGGGATCTTCTTCCTCATCCGCGAGGCGAATTCCTTCCTTCGTCGCCTCGCCGACCGTGAGGTACAGGTCAACGAGATGATTCACCACTTCGGGGATCGCCTGCGTCTCCGCAGCGAGCTGCTTCAGCGACGAGTTCTTGGCGACATGCCGAGCGGTGCCGTGGGTGATGAACCCGAGCGACCGCTGCCGTTCGGCAGTCGTGTCGATCGTGGCGTCGAGCTCCTCGGCCAGCTTGTCGAGGAGCTTGTGGACGCCAAAGAAGCTCGATCCCGCAATGTTCCAGTGCGCCTGCTTCACCTGCATCCGCAGGTCCAGAAGGTCGGTCACCCCCTGGGTCAGGGTCTTGCTCACCGCCTCGCTGCCGTGGATTTCGTTGGCGGAGTGGTGCGATTCCTTGTCGTTTCGAACAGCCAGTTTCGTTGCCATCGTGAACTCCTTTGTCGTGAATGTTTCAGTAAGGTTTCATGTTTCCAAAACCCGGCCCGCGTCGAACCGGGCCGGCGGAGCCGACGCGGGCTCAGGACTGCGTCGCGATCTCGATATCCCACAGCTCGCGCCAGCAGACGCGCGTCTCCTCGACGGAGCGGTGGAGTTTCATAAGGAGCGCCCGGACGCGGCCGTGGCTCTCCTGAAGCACCCGCGTGAGCAGCGCCTCGTAGGCGCTCTCGGCGAAGGCGATATCGCGGCAGAAGGTCGGAGACGAAAGGCTCCCGCCGCGGCGAAGGTGGTGGACGGCCCGGTTCCAGGCGTCGCGAACCTCTTCCATTTCGAGGTCGATCGAAACGCTCGGGGTGCGGCCCCCTAGCACGTCCCGGGCCAGGATCCGGCAGTGGCTGGAACGGACGCTCACGACTCCTTGGGCAAAGAGGCGGACGTCGTTATCGCTGGTAACCTCGGAAAGGCGGTTGTAGCCGTGGTAGCTGGCCAGGGCCGCCTGCAGGAGCCGCTGCTGTACAACCTCCATGTTGTCCACATCGGTGAAGCAGACCGTATCACGGCCCCCGCGGCAGGCGGAATCGAATCCGCCCGAAGGCGGGAGGCGGTCAAAAGCGGACACGTCGGTGATCATGATGTCGTGGTGTCGGCGAAGCACAAACTGGTGAACCAAATCGACCCGAAACAGGCCCATTGCAATCGCGATACCAAACGCATCGGGCATTGCGAAGCTGCAACATTCGCGTCCTAAGGACTAGGTTTTTCGGCACTTGCGGCTACAGTTGTTCCCGCCTCCTGCCGCCGGCGGCCTGGGTTTCGGCGTTCCGCCGATGACCTGCGGCCGATCATCGGCTGGGAGGCAGTCGTCCACGACGGAAGACCTGCCGGGGACTTCGGGAGTGGGACAACGCGTCCGCCGGAACTTGGACGGGATTGGTACTCCGCACGGTCCTTCCGGAACGCGGAAGTGCCGTCTTTTGGCACCCCGCGTGCTGAAGGGGCCTTCCCCCGGACGTCGCCGGAGCGTGTCGTGTTGCAACCGTGATGGGCGTTCCCTTGTTTTCGAAATCCTCGGCGAAAACGAGCCTGGCGATCGGGTTCCTGCTGCTGGTCCTGGTGCTGGTGGCGAACGCGCTGATCTCCTACCGCAACGTCCGCCAGCTCAACGAGGACGGACAGCTGGTCAGCCGCGCGCTGGAAGTCCAGTCCGCTCTAGGAAATGTCGAGACCGGCATCAGCCGCTGCACCGCCAACCAGCGGGGGTATCTGCTCACCTCCGACCCCTTCTTCAAGCAGCGCTATCGGGAGAACGTCCAGCTCCTCGACGTGTCGATTCGCCGGCTCCGCGAGCTGGCGCAGTCCCTGGAGCAGTTCCCCGCCGACGAAGCGGACCTCGATCAGGTCGAGCAGGCCATCGAGGATCACGTCGCCAGCCTGGATCGCCTCTTCGACCAGCCGGTCCAGACCCGCGAGCCCGCCGTCGTCGACGAAATCGCCGGCGGCGAGGCGGTCGTCCGGCGGGAGGCGATCCGCAACGGCCTCGCCCGCCTGCGGTCGCACCAGGACTCGATGCTGACCCACCTGCAGCTCGTCCACGCCCGGACCTACTCCTCCGCGGTCCTCAGCCTGACCCTGACCGGGATCGTGGGACTGCTGCTCCTGGCGTTCTACCTGTGGCTTGTTCAGCGGTACGTCTCCAGCCGGGCCGAGGCGGAGTCCGCCACGCGGGCCCACCGCGCCGTCCTCCAGGCGACGCTCAACGGCATCCGCGACGGCGTCGTGGCGACCGACGCGCGCGGCAGCATCACCTTCCTTAATCCGACCGCCGAGCAGCTCGTCGGCTGGACGACGGCGGACGCGATCGGGAAGCCGATCGAAGCGGTCTGCGGGATCGTCGACGAACGGACCCGGCAGCGGCTTCCCGGCCCCCTGGCTCCCCCGCCGAAGAAGGAAGACAGCCGCAGCGGGATCCACCACGGCACGCTCCTGATCGACCGCGCCGGGGAGTCGCGGCCGGTCGAGGAGGCGGGCGCGCCGATCGTCGACGACCACGGCCGGACAATCGGCGCCGTCCTGGTGATCCGGGACGTTACCGAGCGCCGCGCCCAGGAGCGGGAGCTGATCGAGCGGGAGACGCAGATCCGCTCGCTGCTCGACTCCACCGACGAAGCGATCTGCGGACTCAACCTGGACGGGGTCTGCACGTTCTGCAACGCCGCCTCGCTCCGCATGCTCGGCTACGGGCGGCAGGAAGACCTTGTCGGCCGCCCCCTCGGGCCGCTCGTCCATCATGACGCCCCCGACGCGTCCCCCGGGCCGGAGGCGGACTGGGCGATCGGCAAGGCGACGCGGAACGGCGACGCCCTTCACGGCGACGATCAGTGGATGCGGCGGCAAGACGGCAGCGCGTTCCCGGTCGAATACCGCTGCACCCCCGTCCACCGCGAGGGGGCGCTGGTCGGGTCGGTCGTGACGTTCCTCGACATCACCGAGCGCCGCCGCGGCGAGGCGGCCGCCGCGGAACGGGAGCGGCTCGTCGCCCTCCGGGCCGCCAAGGCGGCGGCGATGTCGCGGGATGCGCCGCTGCCGGACGTCCTGCGGGAACTCACTTCGGTCATCGCCACCCAGCTCGGCGCGGCGGCGGTGCGGATCTGGACCCTCGAAGAGGACCAGACGATGCTCCGCCTGCGGGCCTCGGGAGGGGAAGGGGCGGACGCGGTCACCAACAGTGCCTATGAGCGGGTCCGCGTCGGAGAGCGGCGCGTGGGACGGGTCGCGCTCACGGGAGAGCCGCTGGTCGACGAGGGACCGGCGTTCGACCCGCGGGCCACGAATCCGCGGTGGACCTCCCGGGAGAAGGTCGTCGCCTTCGCCGGATTTCCCCTGCGGGTCGAGGGGCGGACCGTCGGCGTCCTGGCGGTGCTGTCGCGGCTCCCGCTCACTCCGTCGGTCCTGGCGGAGCTCCCGCCGATGGCGGACGGCCTGGGGCAGTACATCGAGCGGCGGGAGGCGGAGCGGCGGCTGCGGGAGAGCGAACAGCGGCTGCGGCTGACCGTCGAGGCGGCCGACATCGGGACGTGGGACTACAACCTCCGGACCGGGGTCCTGGAGTGGTCCGAGCGGTGCAAGACGATGTTCGGCCTGGCGCCGGACGATGCGGTCAGCTACGAGCGGTTCCTCGAGATCCTGCACCCGGACGACCGCGATCGCGTCGAGGCGGTCGTCGCGCGGGCGAGCGATCCGGAGGGGAACGGCGAGTACGACACCGAGTTCCGCGCGGTCTGGCCCGACCGCTCGCTTCACTGGATCGTCGCCAAGGGGCAGGGGTTCTTCGAGCCGGAAGGGGAGCGGCCGCGCTCAGGTTCGCCGCCGCGGACCGACACGGAGGGAGAGGGGGACCGCCGGGTTGCGGTGCGGCTCCTCGGGACCGCGATGGACGTGACGCACAGCCGCCAGGCGGCCGCGGAGCTCGCGGCGAGCGAGGCCCGGTTCCGGCAGCTCGCGGACGCCATGCCGCAGATCGTGTGGGTCGCCGACGCCGAGGGGCGGCGGGAGTACTACAACCGCCGCTGGTACGACTACAGCGGCTGCGCCCCGGACGCCTGCGTCGGCCAGAAGCTCGACCCGCTCCTGCACGCGGACGACCGGGAGCGGGCCGCGGCGGTGTGGGACCGGTCGCTCGCGTCCGGCGAGCCGTACCAGATCGAGTACCGGCTGGAGTCGAGCGGAGGGGACTCCCGCTGGTTCCTCGTCCGGGCCCTTCCGGTCCGGGATGAGGCAGGGACGATCGTCAAGTGGTACGGCACCAGCACCGACATCGAGGACAAGAAGCGGTTCGAGGAGACCCTGCGGCGGAGCGAGGAGTTCGCCCGCAGCGTCCTCGAGAGCAGCCCCGACTGCGTCAAGATCGTCGATCTCGAGGGGCGGCTCCTGTGGATGAACCAGAACGGCCAGCAGCTGTTCCAGGTGGAGGACTTCGAGGGGGTGCGGGGGCGGAGCTGGGCCGATTTCTGGAGCGAAGGGGGGCACGCCGCCTCCTGCCGCGCGGCGATCGAAGCGGCCGCCGCGGGAGGGATCGGCCGGTTCCAGGGGATGTGCCGGACCCTCGCCGGAGTTCCGCGGTGGTGGGACGTGGCGGTCACGCCGGTCCGCGGCCCGCAGGAAGAGGTCGAGCGGCTGCTGTGCGTCTCGCGGGACGTGACGGCGGACCGGGAAGGGCAGGAGCGGCTCCGCATCAGTGAAGAGAACCTGCGGCACGTCCTCGACTCGATGCTGCCGTTCGTGGCCGTCATCGACCCGGCCGGAGAGCTGATCGAGGTCAACCAGTCGGCCCTGACGGTGACGGGGCTGCGGCGGGAGGAGGTCATCGGAAAGCCGTTCTGGGAGTGCGACTGGTGGAGCTACGACACCGCCGCCTCCGGGCGGATCCGCGAGGCGTTCCGGCGGGCGGCGTCCGGGGAGTTCGTCCGCTATGACGAAGCCTGCCGCGTCCTCGACGACGGACGGATGACGGTCGACTTCCAGCTCCAGCCGGTCTATCACGGCGACGGCCTCAAGTTCGTCGTTGCCTCGGCGGTCGACATCACCGACCGCAAGCGGGCCGAGGACCAGCTTGCGAACTCGCAGCAGTTCCTCCGTTCCTCGCTCGACGCCCTGTCGAGCCACATCGCGGTCCTCGACGAGCGGGGGACGATCCTGACGGTCAACGAGTCGTGGAAGCGGTTCGGCGGACAGCACCGGTTCCACGCGCCGTTCTGTACCGTCGGGACGAACTACCTCGCCGCCTGCGAGGAGCTTCCAGGGGCCGATGTCGACGGAGAGATCCGGTCCGCGGCGGACGCCATCCGCGGCGTCATCGCGGGAGAGCGACCCCGGTACTCCGTCCAGTACTCCTGGTCCGCCGGAGAGGGGAACGGCGTCCCGGGGAGCGAGCGGCGGTGGTTCCAGATGACGGTCACGCGGTTCCTGGGGACCGGCGAAGCCCGCGTCGTCGTGGCTCATGAGGACATCACCCGCCAGATCGAGAGCCAGGAACTCATGCGCAGCCGGTCGGAGCAGCTTCGGCGGCTGGCGGACGTCGCCACGGAGCTGACCGCGGCGAACGACCTGCAGTCGATCCTGCGGATCGTCACCGAAGGGGCGAAGAGCCTCCTCGGCGGCGACCAGGCGATGACGAGCCACGTCTTCGACGCCCAGTGGTCCGAGGGGGAGCACTTCATCTGCCGGGATCCCGCGACTCCCGCCGCGGTCCCGGCGATCCCGTTCCCCGACGGCCTGGGGCTCGCGGACCGGGTCTGCGGCCGCAACCAGATCGTCCGGCTGACGCGGGCCGACGACGTGCAACACGGGAAGGCATCCCAGGCCGCGGCGCGGAGCTGGATCGCCGCGCCGCTGGTCCATCTGGACGGGACCAACCTGGGGATGATCCAGCTCGCCGGCAAGCGGGGCGGGGGCGACATTGGTGGCGGCGGCGCGGACTTCACTCACGACGACGAGTCGGTCCTTGTCCAGCTGTCGCAGATGGCGTCGGTCGCGATCGAGAACGCCCGGCTGTACTCGCAGCTTCAGGAGTCGATCCGCCGCAAGGACGAGTTCCTGGCGATGCTGGGACACGAGCTCCGCAATCCGCTGGCGGGGATCGTGAGCGGGGTCGATGCGCTCGGGATGCTGCCGCTCCCCGGCGAGGCGACCGAGATGCAGGCGGTGATCGGCCGGCAGGCGGCCCACATGTCGCGGATCGTCGACGACCTGCTCGACGTCTCGCGGATTGTCCGGGGGAAACTGACGCTCCGGCCGGAGCCGGTCCGGCTGAACGACCTCGTGCGGAACGTCGTCCGAGACTACGCCTCCGCGCAGGGGGATGACGAGTGCGAGATCCGGACGGAGGTCTGCGGGGAGGAGATCTGGATCGAGGGGGACATGACGCGGCTCAACCAGGTCCTCTCGAACCTGCTCCACAACAGCTGCAAGTTCGGCGACGGCTCCAACGTCGTGACTCTCGGCCTGCGGCGGGGGGCGAGCGGCCGGGACGCCGTGGTCTCCGTGAAGGACCAGGGGATCGGGATGACGGCCGAGACCCTGAGCCGGATCTTCGAGCCCTTCAACCAGGCGGACGTGAGCCTCGACCGGAGCCGCGGCGGCCTGGGCCTGGGGCTGGCGCTCGTGAAGGGGCTGGTTCGCCTGCACGGCGGGAGCGTGACGGCTTCGAGCGCGGGGCTGCACCAGGGGGCGGAGTTCACGATCGTCCTGCCGACGATTGCCGCTCCGTCGTCCAAGGCGCCGGAGTCGGAGTCGACCGCGATCCAGCCGTGCCGGGTCCTGCTGATCGACGACCGCCGCGACGCGATCCTGCCGATCCGGAGCATGCTCTCGAAGGACGGGCACACGGTGCAGACGGCGTCCGACGGTCCGGAGGGAATCCAGTGCGCGGAGACGTTCCAGCCGGACGTGATCCTGTGTGACATTGGCCTCACGCCGCCGATGAGCGGTTACGACGTGGCCCGCGAGCTCCGCAGCCGCGAGGAGTTCCGCGAGACCTACATGGTCGCGGTGACGGGCTACACGCAGGACGAGTATCGCCAGCGGGCGTTCGAGGCGGGCTTTGACTATCACGTGAAGAAGCCGGTCGATCTCCACATGTTGCGGAAGATCCTTGCCTCACGGGCCCGCTTCTGAGGGGTGGGACAAATCGCGTCCTGGCCGGCACGGCTCCCATAGCTCAACCCAACGTGCGACGGCAGCCGGGGTCAAGGGGGCAACCCCTTGCCGCCGGAGGCACTTCCATGAGGAACCGTAGTAAGCAACGGATGTCCGCTTTGTGGAACCGGCGTTGAGGACTCACCGCTCGCCCTGGAATCCCAGCGTGTTGGTGAGGGGGCATCCGATACGTTGTCCGCGCTTGGACACGCACTCCTTCAGGCATCTCTCGACGGCCAGGCCTCCGGCGGGCAAAGGGGGCCAAAAAACAACACAGGCCCCTCTGCACTCCCCACCAGGGTGCCCCTGGACCCGGTAGGGCGGTTGCGCTGTGCCTGGCTTGGGCCGACCTACTTCCGGGCCATGACGTCGACCGGCACCGCATTCTTCTGCGGACGCCCCGGCGTGCTGCGTCCCCGCTCGACGATCCGGTCCAGTTGCTCCCGTAACTCCTCCACCCGCTTCGGCTCGGCGTCCGCGACATTGCGGGACTCCGCCAGGTCCGTCTCCAGGTTGTAAAGCTGCACCCCCATCAGCCCCTGCGCCTTCTTCGCCCCCGGCCGCGGCTCGCTCCACCCGCCGGAGTCGGGACACAGAAGCAGCTTCCACGGCCCCCGCCGGATCGCGAACGATCCATTGATCGAGTGCGACACGAGATGATCCCGCGTCGTCCGTCCTCCCGGCTGCAACGCCGCCAGAAAGCTGAAACTGTCCTCCGCCGCCTCGTCCGCCAGCTTCTCGCCGCAGAGCTCGGCCGCGGTCGCAAAGATGTCGGTCAGACAGATCGTCTCGGGCGACGTCTCCCCCGCGGCGCATCGCCCCGGCCAGCGGACCACGAACGGCACGCGGTGCCCCCCTTCAAAGAGGTCCGCCTTGTTCCCCCGCAGCGGTCCGCTCGGGTTATGGTCGTGGACCTTCAGCTCGTCGAACTTGGCCTGCGGCGAGCAGCCGTTGTCGCTCGTCAGGATGACCAGCGTCTCCTGCTCGACGCCCGCGTCCTTGAGCGCCGACATCATCGCCCCGACGGCGGCATCGGTCTGCATCACGAAGTCCGCATAAGGGTTCATCCCGCTCTTGCCCGCCCATTCGGGCGTCGGAAGGATCGGCGTGTGCGGCCCGGTCAGCGGGACGTAAAGGAAGAACGGCTCGCGACCGCCCTCCGATCCCTTCGACTTCGGCGCCTGCCGCGCGATGATCGCGCAGGACTCCCGGACGATCTCGGGCAGCACTCCCTCGGCCTCAAACCCCGGAGCGGTCGGTCCCTGACGGGTCTTGGCCCCCTTGTCGCGGCCGGCCATCATGAGGAACTCGCGGTCCTCGGTCGGCGGGGCGGTGACCCGGTCGTTGCGGAGGAAGACGTACGGAACCATGTCGAGCGAGGCGCTGATCCCGAAATACTCATCGAAGCCGACGCTGAGCGGCCCGTTCCGGAACGGCTGCGCATAGTCGACGTTGAACACCTGCTCGCGGGGCTCGATGTTGAGCTCGGTCACCTGCTTGCCCGGCAGCACGCTCCAGTCGAGACCGAGGTGCCACTTGCCAACGGCGGCGGTGTGATAGCCCTGCTGCTTGAGGAACGAGGTGATTGTCTGCCGCTCCGCCTCGATCAGCCGCGGACTGAGCCCGCCGAGGACGCCCCGTTGGAGTTTGGAGCGCCAGTTGTACCGGCCGGTCAGGAGGCCATAGCGCGTCGGCGAGCAGACGGCGGAGCTGGTGTGGGCGTCGAGAAACCGCATCCCCTGGCTGGCGAGGCGGTCGATGTGCGGCGTCGGGATCTTGCCGCCGTAGCAGGCGGGATCGCCGTAGCCGAGGTCGTCGGCCAGGATGACGACGATGTTGGGGCGGTCGGCGGCGTCGACCGTGGCCAGACCGCTCGACACAACGACCAGAACCGCGAGCGCTCGCAGGGATCGCATCGGAGTGACTCCTCGGGAGGGATGCGTCCCGACTGATAGCCCGTCGCGACTCGGGATTCAACCGCGTCCTCGCCGGCACGGCTCTGTTACCTCAAGCCCAACGTGCCACGGCAGCCGGGGTC of Planctomyces sp. SH-PL14 contains these proteins:
- the dps gene encoding DNA starvation/stationary phase protection protein Dps, which gives rise to MATKLAVRNDKESHHSANEIHGSEAVSKTLTQGVTDLLDLRMQVKQAHWNIAGSSFFGVHKLLDKLAEELDATIDTTAERQRSLGFITHGTARHVAKNSSLKQLAAETQAIPEVVNHLVDLYLTVGEATKEGIRLADEEEDPGTSDMLVDCLRMLDQHRYLLQSYLMQSE
- a CDS encoding PAS domain S-box protein, which codes for MFSKSSAKTSLAIGFLLLVLVLVANALISYRNVRQLNEDGQLVSRALEVQSALGNVETGISRCTANQRGYLLTSDPFFKQRYRENVQLLDVSIRRLRELAQSLEQFPADEADLDQVEQAIEDHVASLDRLFDQPVQTREPAVVDEIAGGEAVVRREAIRNGLARLRSHQDSMLTHLQLVHARTYSSAVLSLTLTGIVGLLLLAFYLWLVQRYVSSRAEAESATRAHRAVLQATLNGIRDGVVATDARGSITFLNPTAEQLVGWTTADAIGKPIEAVCGIVDERTRQRLPGPLAPPPKKEDSRSGIHHGTLLIDRAGESRPVEEAGAPIVDDHGRTIGAVLVIRDVTERRAQERELIERETQIRSLLDSTDEAICGLNLDGVCTFCNAASLRMLGYGRQEDLVGRPLGPLVHHDAPDASPGPEADWAIGKATRNGDALHGDDQWMRRQDGSAFPVEYRCTPVHREGALVGSVVTFLDITERRRGEAAAAERERLVALRAAKAAAMSRDAPLPDVLRELTSVIATQLGAAAVRIWTLEEDQTMLRLRASGGEGADAVTNSAYERVRVGERRVGRVALTGEPLVDEGPAFDPRATNPRWTSREKVVAFAGFPLRVEGRTVGVLAVLSRLPLTPSVLAELPPMADGLGQYIERREAERRLRESEQRLRLTVEAADIGTWDYNLRTGVLEWSERCKTMFGLAPDDAVSYERFLEILHPDDRDRVEAVVARASDPEGNGEYDTEFRAVWPDRSLHWIVAKGQGFFEPEGERPRSGSPPRTDTEGEGDRRVAVRLLGTAMDVTHSRQAAAELAASEARFRQLADAMPQIVWVADAEGRREYYNRRWYDYSGCAPDACVGQKLDPLLHADDRERAAAVWDRSLASGEPYQIEYRLESSGGDSRWFLVRALPVRDEAGTIVKWYGTSTDIEDKKRFEETLRRSEEFARSVLESSPDCVKIVDLEGRLLWMNQNGQQLFQVEDFEGVRGRSWADFWSEGGHAASCRAAIEAAAAGGIGRFQGMCRTLAGVPRWWDVAVTPVRGPQEEVERLLCVSRDVTADREGQERLRISEENLRHVLDSMLPFVAVIDPAGELIEVNQSALTVTGLRREEVIGKPFWECDWWSYDTAASGRIREAFRRAASGEFVRYDEACRVLDDGRMTVDFQLQPVYHGDGLKFVVASAVDITDRKRAEDQLANSQQFLRSSLDALSSHIAVLDERGTILTVNESWKRFGGQHRFHAPFCTVGTNYLAACEELPGADVDGEIRSAADAIRGVIAGERPRYSVQYSWSAGEGNGVPGSERRWFQMTVTRFLGTGEARVVVAHEDITRQIESQELMRSRSEQLRRLADVATELTAANDLQSILRIVTEGAKSLLGGDQAMTSHVFDAQWSEGEHFICRDPATPAAVPAIPFPDGLGLADRVCGRNQIVRLTRADDVQHGKASQAAARSWIAAPLVHLDGTNLGMIQLAGKRGGGDIGGGGADFTHDDESVLVQLSQMASVAIENARLYSQLQESIRRKDEFLAMLGHELRNPLAGIVSGVDALGMLPLPGEATEMQAVIGRQAAHMSRIVDDLLDVSRIVRGKLTLRPEPVRLNDLVRNVVRDYASAQGDDECEIRTEVCGEEIWIEGDMTRLNQVLSNLLHNSCKFGDGSNVVTLGLRRGASGRDAVVSVKDQGIGMTAETLSRIFEPFNQADVSLDRSRGGLGLGLALVKGLVRLHGGSVTASSAGLHQGAEFTIVLPTIAAPSSKAPESESTAIQPCRVLLIDDRRDAILPIRSMLSKDGHTVQTASDGPEGIQCAETFQPDVILCDIGLTPPMSGYDVARELRSREEFRETYMVAVTGYTQDEYRQRAFEAGFDYHVKKPVDLHMLRKILASRARF
- a CDS encoding sulfatase family protein yields the protein MRSLRALAVLVVVSSGLATVDAADRPNIVVILADDLGYGDPACYGGKIPTPHIDRLASQGMRFLDAHTSSAVCSPTRYGLLTGRYNWRSKLQRGVLGGLSPRLIEAERQTITSFLKQQGYHTAAVGKWHLGLDWSVLPGKQVTELNIEPREQVFNVDYAQPFRNGPLSVGFDEYFGISASLDMVPYVFLRNDRVTAPPTEDREFLMMAGRDKGAKTRQGPTAPGFEAEGVLPEIVRESCAIIARQAPKSKGSEGGREPFFLYVPLTGPHTPILPTPEWAGKSGMNPYADFVMQTDAAVGAMMSALKDAGVEQETLVILTSDNGCSPQAKFDELKVHDHNPSGPLRGNKADLFEGGHRVPFVVRWPGRCAAGETSPETICLTDIFATAAELCGEKLADEAAEDSFSFLAALQPGGRTTRDHLVSHSINGSFAIRRGPWKLLLCPDSGGWSEPRPGAKKAQGLMGVQLYNLETDLAESRNVADAEPKRVEELREQLDRIVERGRSTPGRPQKNAVPVDVMARK